The following DNA comes from Streptomyces sp. NBC_00273.
CTCGGGCGCCAGCCCGAGGGACCGGATCGCCTGCTCGATCCGGTCGGCGGATCCGGCATGGCCCGCGTCGATCAGGGTGAGGGCTTCACCGTCCTGCCAGAGATAGGCCTGGCCGATGGGGAAGCGGAGCATGTGGAGCCGGTTCGGCAGTACTTCGACAAGATCCATACGGCGAACGTACGACCGTCCGCCCGCCGTGTGCGGGCGGATTCACCAGGAGCGAAGTACGCCCAGAGCGCACTGCCCCCCGGGCGTACACGATGCGGTCGCCAAGACACCCCCCAGGGGTCAGGCGCGCTTGGACTCCGCGTAGTTGACGAGGAAGAGGGCCTCCGCCACCGACAGGCGCTCCAGCTCCTGCGGCGACACGCTCTCGTTGACCGCGTGGATCTGCGCCTCCGGCTCGCTCAGCCCGATCAGCAGCATCTCCGCCTCCGGGTACAGGGACGTCAGCGTGTTGCACAGCGGGATCGACCCGCCCATGCCGCTGATCTGCATCTCCTGGCCGGGGTAGGCGGCTTCCAGGGCCGCGCGCATCGACGCGTACGCCGGGCTGTCGGTGTCCGCCCGGAACGGCTGGCCCTGGCCGACGACCTCCAGCTCGAGGCGCGCCTGCCACGGGGTGTGCGCCTCCAGGTGGGCCTGCAGCAGCTTGACGGCCGCGCCGGTGTCCACGCCCGGCGGCACCCGCAGGCTGATCAGGGCGCCGGCGCTCGCGTGCACCGACGGCGTCGCGCCGATCACCGGGGGGCAGTCGATGCCGAGGACCGTGACGGCCGGGCGGGCCCACAGCCGGTCCGCGATCGTGCCCTCGCCGATGAGCTCGACACCGTCCAGGACCTTCGCGTCGGCGCGGAAGTCCGCCTCCGGGTACTGCAGGCCGTCCCACACCTCGTCCGAAGCCAGCCCGTCCACGGTCGTCGAACCGTCCGCCGCGCGCAGCGAGTCGAGTACGCGGATCAGCGCGGCCAGCGCGTCGGGGGCGGCGCCGCCGAACATGCCCGAGTGCAGGTTGCCGCCCAGCGTGTCGATCTTCACCTTGACCAGGCACATGCCGCGCAGGGTGGCCGTCACCGTCGGCAGGCCGAGGCGGAAGTTGCCCGCGTCGCCGATGACGATGGTGTCGGCGGTCAGCAGCTCCGGGTGTGCCTCGGCGTACTGCTGGAGGCCGCCGGTGCCCTGCTCCTCCGAGCCCTCGACGATCACCTTCACGCTCACGGGCACGCCGCCGTTGGCCTTCAGCGCGCGCAGCGCCAGCAGGTGCATGATGAACCCGCCCTTGCAGTCGGCCGAGCCGCGCCCGTACCAGCGGCCGTCGCGCTCGGTCAGTTCGAAGGCGGGGGAGGTCCAGGCCGCGTCGTCGAGCGGCGGCTGGACGTCGTAGTGCGCGTAGAGCAGCACGGTCGGCGCGCCCTCGGGGCCGGGCAGGAAGCCGTAGACCGACTGGGTGCCGTCGGGGGTGTCGAGCAGCGCCACGTCCTGGAAGCCCTCGACGCGCAGGGCGTCGGCCACCCAGTTCGCGGCGGCCTCGCTCTCGCTCTTGGGGAACTGCGCCCAGTCCGCCACCGACTGGAAGGCCACCAGCTCGGTCAGCTCCTGCTTGGCGCGGGGCATCAGCGAGGCGATGGTCTCGGCGATCGGATTCTGGGACATGGGCACGCTCCTTTTGGGTGCGACGTTGTTCTCCGTGTACGCCGCCCGCATCCGCGGGGTGTGCGTATGCCGGGTACGGCTAAAGGCAGTCTTGATCCTCGCACAGCGGAACGGGGCGGTGTCTCGCCGTAGGATTTCCCCGGCATCGGAGCAACCGGGTGATCAGGAGCAGCAACACATCGTGAGCAGCGACGACGTACGCGACGCAGACGCAGGCGCAGGCATGGACGCAGGCGCGAGTGCAGGCGCAGGCGAGGGCACGGGCACGGGGCAGGACGCCCAGCGGGCGGGCGACGGGGCGGCCGGGGAGAGCGCAGAGGTGTGGGACGTGGTCGTGGTCGGGGCGGGACCCGCCGGGTCCTCGGCCGCGTACGCGGCGGCGACGGCCGGGCGGCGCGTCCTGCTGTTGGAGAAGGCCGAGCTGCCCCGCTACAAGACCTGCGGCGGCGGCATCATCGGCCCCTCGCGCGACGCCCTGCCCCCGGGCTTCGTGCTGCCCCTCAAGGACCGCATCCACGCGGTCACCTTCTCGATGGACGGGAAGCTGACCCGCACCCGGCGCTCGAAGCACATGCTGTTCGGGCTCATCAACCGCCCGGAGTTCGACGCCGGCCTGGTCGCCGAGGCGGAGAAGGCAGGCGCCACCGTCCGGACGGGTACGGCCGTGGCCCGCGTCGAACAGCACGGGGCGGCCGTTCCCGACCGCCGCACCGTCGCCGTGGTGCTCGCCGACGGGGAGACCGTGCTGGCCCGCGCGGTGGTCGGCGCGGACGGCAGCGCGAGCCGGATCGGCGCGCACGTCGGGGTGGAGATGGACCAGGTGGACCTGGGCCTGGAGGCGGAGATCCCCGTCCCCGAGACGGTCGCGGAGGACTGGAAGGGGCGGGTCCTGATCGACTGGGGCCCGCTGCCCGGCAGTTACGGCTGGGTCTTCCCCAAGGGCGACACCCTGACCGTCGGGGTCATTTCGGCCAAGGGCGAGGGCGCCGCGACCAAGCGCTACCTGGACGACTTCATCGCCCGGCTCGGACTCGCCGGCTTCGAACCGGACGTCTCCTCCGGGCACCTGACCCGCTGCCGCAAGCCCGATTCGCCGCTCTCGCGGGGCCGGGTGCTGGTGGCGGGCGACGCGGCCGGACTGTTGGAGCCGTGGACCCGGGAGGGCATCTCCTTCGCGCTGCGTTCCGGGCGGCTGGCGGGGGAGTGGGCGGTGAAGATCTCCGAGGCGCAGGACGCCGTGGACGCGCGCCGCCAGGCGCTCAACTACGCCTTCGCGGTGAAGGCCGGGCTGGGCGTGGAGATGGGGGTCGGCAAGCGGATGCTGAACCTCTTCGAGGTGCGGCCGCGGATGCTGCACGCGGCGATCACCGGTTTCGGTCCGGCGTGGCGGGCCTTCGCCCGGATCACGCGGGGCTCGACGACGCTGGCCGAGCTGGTGCGTACGTACCCGTTGGCCCGCAAGGCGCTGCACGTGATGGACGCCCGGCAGGCGGCGGCAGCCGCACGCAGCAGCAGCAGCGGCGGCAAGGGCTAGAGGGCGTCGTCCGCGGGGGCGGAGGTACGGCCGACGGCCTCGACTGGCGGGGCGGCTCGAACCTCCTCGCGGTGGACCGGCCGGAGGTCGTCCTCGCGGCGTTCCGGCGCGGCGAGCCGAAGGCCGGGGTGGCGGTGATCGGGCTCGCCGTCCACCACGCCGACCCCGAGGCCGTGCTCCCCGTGGTGGCGAGGGCGCTGGAGTCGGCGGACCGGGAGGTCCGCCGGCAGGGGGTCATCGCCCTGGCCCACGTCGCCCGGCTCCACCGCACGGTGGACCGGCGCTGTCTGGAACTGCTGCGGGGCTGCCCCCGCGGCAACGAGGCCGACGACGACCTGTGGTCCTTCGTGCCGCACCGGGGGCTGCCGCTCTGGCTGTGGCGGCACCACCTGTGGGAGCGGCTGGTGGAGCGGATGCGCCGGCCGTTCGACTGAGTGGCCGACCGGTACGGGCGGGGCGGTTGCCGTCCGGGCGCCCGCCTTCCACCGCGGCGGTCACGAGCCAGCCGGTCACGGGTCAGCCGGATACGGGCCAGCCGGTCATGGGTCAGCCGGACACCGTGATCCGGAAGACGGGGTGGTCGCCGGCGGCCGCCTGCAGTTCGGCGTCGGAGGACTTGGCCGTGACGCCCTGGAAGAACCGGTTGACCTCCCAGCCCCACTTCTCCAGGTAGGCGCGCATGATGTCGGCCTTCTGCACCGGGTCGGTGATCTCGGTGACGGTGAACGCGCGCACCTTGCGCCCCACGCGCAGCTCGCCGCCGCCCGCCACCCGCATGTTGCGGACCCACTGGGAGTGGCCGCGGGCCGAGACCAGGTACTGGGCGCCCTCGTAGGTGTGCGGGTTGACCGGGATCCGCTGCATCTCGCCGGACTTGCGGCCGCGCACCGACAGCTCGGCGGTGCCCGCCAGGCTGATGCCGAAGCGGGCCAGCTTGCCGAAGAGCGAGTTGAAGCGGGTCTCGAACGGGGTGGCCTGGACGTAGTACGGGGTGGGCGCGTTCATCGTGACCTCCGGGGCCGCTTTCTTCAATGGGAGAGCACTACTCTCGCTTGAGAGCAGTGTGCACGGATCGGCGCGCCAAAACAAGAGCAGTGCTCTCGAAATGGAGCGGCGATCTGTTTCCTGGGCAGTGCTCCGTTCGCGTGGCAGACTGACCCGCATGAACACCGTGCGAGGGGCCAGGGAGCGGGCCCGCATCGAGGTCACCGCCGCCATCAAGGACGAGGCGCGCCGCATGCTCGGGGCCGAGGGTGCCGCCAAGCTCTCCCTGCGCGCCGTCGCCCGCGAGCTGGGCATGGTCTCCTCCGCCCTCTACCGATACTTCCCCAGTCGGGACGAACTGCTCACCGCCCTCATCATCGACGCGTACGACAGCATTGGCGCGGCCGCCGAGGTGGTCGACGCCCGCGCGCGCGCCGCAGGGGCCCCGCCTCGCGCCCGCTGGATCGCGGTCTGCGAGGCCGTCCGCTCCTGGGCGCTGGAGCACCCGCACGAGTACGCCCTCATCTACGGTTCCCCGGTCCCCGGCTACAGCGCCCCCATGGACACCGTGGGCCCGGCCTCTCGCGTCGCCAACGTCTTCATCGGCATCCTCCGCGCCGCGTACGAGGGCCCCGGCCTCGCCCTCCCGCCGCTGCCGCCCGCCCTGCGCTCCGAGGCCGACCGGATGACCGCCGACTTCGCCGAGGGCCTGCCCCCGGCGGTCACCGCCGCTCTGGTCGCCGCCTGGGCCCAGTTGGTCGGGCTGGTGTCCTTCGAACTGTTCGGCCAGTTCAATCGGGTCGTCGAGGACCGCGCCGCCTTCTTCGCGCACGCCGCCGACCAGCTGGCGCACGGGGTCGGACTGCCGGCCGTATGACGGGAGGGCGGAGGCGCGGACCGTTGTGAAGATCCAGGAGTTCCAGGAAGTTCACATGATGAGGGGATGGCTCGCTCTCCTGTTCCCCATGTGAATGCGGGCGGTTCAGCCTTGAACGATGGGCCGCCCGTCTAGTGTTCCTCGGGTCGCCCCCTGCCGCCGCCGGAGGAAACGTTCATGCCCCGCGCCGTGAAGGCCTTGTACGCCGCCCTGGTCACTGCCTTGTTGGCCGCGTCGGCGCCCGCCATCATCGCCGCGGCACGTGACGTGCCCCGGCCGGCCGCCCCGGTGCCCGACCCGCTCCCCACCCCCCGGACGCCGGGCGTGCGGGGCCTGGAGATCGGCGTCCCCGCGTACGTCTGGGCGAACGACCTCATGCTGACCGACCTCACCGCCACCGCTCCGGCCCCCTCCGTGGTCGTGCTGAACCCGGGCAACGGCGACTCCCCGTTCGACGGCCCCTGGCGGGCCCGCGCCGACGCGCTGCGCGCCCGCACCACCTCCACCGGCGAGAAGACCCGGGTGCTCGGCTACGTCCACACCGATCACGGCAACCGCGACATCGCCGCGGCCAAGGCCTCCGTCGACAACTACCTCAAGACCCCCGACGGCCGTCTCCACGTCGACGGCATCTTCTTCGACGTCGTCAGCCGCGACTGCGGCCCCGCCAACTCCACCCGCGACTACTACGCCGAGCTGCGCCGCTACGTCCAGGACGCCATCGGCGCCGCCGACCCGGCCGCCCCCGACCTCGTCGTCAACAACCCCGGCACCGCCATAGCCGACTGCTACCTGGAGCCGGGTCACCGCACCGCGGACGTCTTCGTCACGTTCGAGGACACGTACGCCGCGTACACCGGCGCCGGCTGGCTCGGCGGCAACGTCTTCGACCACCCCTCCGGCTACCGTTCCGGCACCGAACTCGACCCGAGCGGAACGGCGTTCTGGCACCTGGTCCACGACGTCCCCGACCCCGAGGCGATGCGCGCCACCCTGCGCACGGCCTTCGCCCGCGGCGCGGGCTACGCGTACGCGACCAGCACGGTCATGCCCAACCCGTGGAACGCGGGCCCGACATGGAAGTACCGCACCCAGACCACGTACGCGGCCACCCTCGGCTGAGGGCGAAGGGGCGGCGAACCCGCGGGCTCCGTGGGGGTGGTGACCGGCAGGTCCGCACGTTCGCGAGCCCTTCGCCCGCCATGACGGCGGTCGATCGGCACCCTGTCAGTGCTCTGCGGCATGATGTCCGCCGTGAACACCGAGATGCTGATAGACGTCTGGCAGCGGCTTCTCGCCGACCCGCACAAGTCGTGGGTGCTGTTCGAGCACGGCACCTGTGTCGTGCTGACCGCTCCGGAGGGCGAGCTCGCTGCCCAAGCCGCGGGGATCCTGAAGGAGTTCGGCCCGGCACGTGCCGGATCTCCGGCAGGAGACTTCAGGGTGATCGACCTCGAGGACGCCGAGGGCTGGGCCGTCATCGGGCACCACCACGACGTCCTCACCTATGTCGGCCCTGATGAGCTCGTGGACGCGTCGGACATCGCCGTCGGGTTGTACGGACGTTCCAAGCGCCATCAGGACGGCATCGAACTCCATGTCGTCCACGTGGAGGACAGACGGGGCTCGGCGGACCCCGTGTGAGCGGCTGTCGGCCTTCCGGCGGCCTGGTCGGCACCGCCGGTGGATCACGCCGGCGGGCAGCCGAGCTCGACGCCGCCGAGGGAGGTCCTCCAACCGGGCGGCAGCGTCGGGTCGCGCGTTTCCGAGACCGTCAGCAGCTCCATGTCACCGGTCCGGGCCGCAGTCGGCCTCGGCGGCTGCGAGCCAGCCGAGGTACCAACCGGCGAAGTCCAGAGGAAAGCCGCCGGTGTCGAGCACCGGATGGAGGTCCTCGCCGTTGCAACGCGGATCACGCCACATCCGGCCGCGCTCCGATCCGGTGACGACCAGCCAGACCATCAGCCCGCAGCCCTCGTCACACAGGCCGAGCGCCCCGGCCGTGCGGCGCGGATCGTACTGCACCTCGCCCAGACGCTCCTCCCACGCCTCAAGGGCCGCGTCGAGATCGGCGAGGTCCTCTAACTCCTCCTTCAGCGGCCGCTCGGCCAGGATCCCCACCGTTGCCGCCGGATCCGCACCTCCCGGAAAGAGCTCGGCGAACATGCCCGGCTCGACCTCCTCGAGGAGCTCGCCGACCCACCGCCAGCCCGTAGACCCCTCCCGCCGCACCGGGAGGATGCCGTAGGACGGACCGGCTCCGCCAGCTCCGACCTGCAGGAGGAACGAGCGGTAGTCCTCGGGCAGATCAACGTCCAGCCACGCCTCGAGGTCGGCCACTTCGGCGGCGGTGAGAGGGTCATCGAGCGCAAAGCCGTGCGCCCCCGCCCCGAACACCTCGTCCTTGCCCGGCGCCGCGGCCAGAGCAAGAACCCGATCGCGCACCCCGGTCCAGTCGGTCATGGCGCCCGACCCTACCGGCCCGCCGTCGGATCGCGATCCCAGATCATCGCAGCGCTGTTATATTAGCGCTGTGACTTCTACGGATCCCACCGCGCTACCCGATCCCTGGCGTTCCCTGCACACGCTCCTGGCAGCCATGGACGCCGAGATCGAGCAGGTCTACGTGGAACGCGGCATCGCGGGGGTGCGGCCCCGGTTCGCCTATCCGCTCATCCGGCTCGCCCACACCGGACCGCTGACCATTCGCGAGCTGGCGAAGTCCCTGGACCGCTCGCACTCCGCGATCAGCCAGACCATCGCCGCCATGCGCAAGGAGGATCTGGTCACCTCCGAGCCGGGGCCCGACGCCCGCACCCGGCGCATCGACCTGACCGAGCGGGGCAGGTCGCTGGTGCCGTTCCTGGAGGCGGAATGGCGCGCCACCCATGCGACGGTCGCCGAGCTGGACGGCGAGGTCCCGTACGCGATGACCGCCGTCGTCGAGGAGGTGCGTCGCGCCTTGGAACGCCGGTCGATGCGGCAGCGGATCCTCCACCACCTCGTCGAGCCACCGCAATGAGGGTGCGCATCCGGTTGCTCGACACCCGCCCGCTGCGCAGCAGTCAGGCGTTTCGCGACCTGTGGATCGGTACCTCGGTTTCTCAACTCGGCCAGCAGATGGCCAATGTGGCGGTGCTGGCCCAGGTCTGGGACCTGACCGGCAGTCCCGTGGGTACCGGAGCCATCGGGCTCGCCACCGGCCTGCCGATGGTGCTGTTCGGGTTGTTCGGCGGCACGCTGGCCGATGCCGTTGACCGCCGTGCGGTGCTGCGGGCCACCACGGCGGGCCAGGTGCTGGCCGCCGCAGGGCTGTGTGCCCAGGCCCTGGCGAACAACCACAGCGTGCTCCTGTTGCTCGCCCTGGTCGCCGTCGGGACCGGTTGCAGCGCTCTCGGCGCTCCTGCCCGGCGCACCCTCCCGGTCCGGCTGTTGCCGGCCGACCAGGTCGCGGCCGGTCTTGCGCTGACCAACATCTCCTTCCAGGCGGCGATGCTGGCCGGGCCCGCGATCGCCGGGCTGATCATCGCCCGCTGGGATTTCCCTGCCGCGTACGCCGTCCAGGCGACGGCCACGGCGGTCTCGATGCTCGCGGTGATCCGCCTGCCTGCCATGCGGCCCGAAGGCACCGGCGCGGCAGGCGGCAGACGCCGGCCGGAGCGCGGCGGTTGGCGGATCGTCCTGCGCCGCCCGACGCTGTGGGGCGCGATGGCCACCGACCTGTCCACCACGCTGCTCGCCATGCCCATCGCGCTCTTCCCCTTGGTCAACGAGATCCGCTTCGGGGGGAACCCGCGGACCCTCGGCTTGTTCCTCTCGGCCGTCGCGGTCGGGGGAATCACGGCCGGTCTGCTCTCCGGCACGGTGACGCGCTGGCGCCGCGGCGGCCTCGTACAGCTGTCCGCAGCCTGCGTCTGGGGCCTGGCGCTGGCCTGTTTCGGGCTGGCGGAGCCGTTGTGGCTGGCGCTCGGCTGCCTGGCCGTGGCGGGCGCTGCCGACACCGTGTCCGTCGTCACCCGCAGCGCCCTGGTCCAACAGGAGACCCCGGACGCGTACCGGGGGCGGGTCTCCTCGGTCGAACACGTCATCGGTGTCGCCGGTCCCGAGCTCGGCAACTTCCGAGGTGGCCTGGTGGCGTCCGCCACCTCCGCCCCCTTCTCCCTGGTCCTCGGCGGACTGTCCGCCGTCATGGCGATCGCCGCCGTGGCCGCGACCAACGCACCCCTTCGCGCCTACCGCACGCCCTCCGTCGCCGCGAAGCCGGCCGCTCCCGGAGTCGTCGAAGCGCCGGCGGCCGCCGGTCAGGTTGCGGCAGGTGCCCGCCGAGACGGCGAGGCCTCCCTCGCTGCAGACCAGAGGTCCGCGTGACCGGCCCGCAAGCCGCGCACGGGAGCCCCCGGAACCGGTGCAGGTGTCAGACCGGCCGTCCGGCGGGCTGCGGATAGCCGATTTCGGAGACGTCCCGGGCCAGATCCGCCAGGGCGACCGCTGCGTTCAGCGACGATACGAGTTCCTGGTCCAACGGGCGCAACGCATACACATCGCTCACCGCCCCCAGATCCACGGGGACCTCGTAGTAGTCCTCGGCGAAGCGCTGGAACGCTTGTGGCGATCGGTCCACCAGGAGCGTGAACAGCGCTGTCGTCCCATCAGGATCGGTACGACCCGCGGGAAACTCGATCGACCCGTGCCGCCACTGATCGTCGGCCGCACCCCGCCACAAGCAGGCTGTGATGACGGGGACGCCGTCCTCGTCGGTGAACGCAGGCTCTTCCACGAAGGGCCGAAAGGCCTCGGGGACTTCGTCGATCACTCCCGGCCAAGGCGCACCACCGTTGCCGTACGGGTTCATCGCCGTTTCATGGCCGAAGCCGCGGATGTAACCTCCGGCTGCCGAAAACACGATGGAGTACGCGTCTCCCGATCCATCGCGCATCGAGGCCATCTCCTCGCCGACGGCCCAAGCCGCGTTGAAGGAGTAGTACCGGCTTTCCCAGTCCGGACTCAGGATCGCATCGAGCATCGCAAGTGAGCGGCACAGGTCCCGCAGATCGGCGATGGCGGGAAGCCGGCGGGCTACGTCGTAGACGGTCATCCGCTCATCAAAGCGGATGCCTCTGACATCCGGACGCCCCCGGCTGCTGCCCCTGACGCGAGGCGTCCCCGGTGCCCGCGTCGGCCGTGGGCGGCCGGCCGCCAGCGGTGGAACGCCTCGCTCGCCGCTCGCTCAGCCCAGGCCGCAGTCGCTGCGGAGCAGCTGGGCGTTGATCCACCCCCCTCGGCGGAGCAGAGGAACGTGACGAGACGCGCGCGTCCTGCGGCACACCGAGGCGCCCCGGGGGAGTGGAACGGATCAGGTCCGCCTTCTGCCCCTCGGTCGTCCACCCGGTGTCGGCCGGTCCGGGATCGATGGCGTTGCAGGTCACTCCCGGGTGGGCGAGCTCGCGGGCGGCGGCCGTCGTGATCCGGTCCATCACGCCTTTGTCCGCCCCGTACGGCAGGTCGCCGGCGGTGTGGTCACTGGTCAGGCCACGTCCCACCCGGCCCGAGCCCGGTCCAGCACGACGGACGACGCGATGCCCGCGGAACGTCCCGCCCCCGTACCAAGGCGATCGGGCGCCCCGCCCCGCCCCCGCCCCGGCGTGCCCGTGGTCAGCGCCCGTCGTTCTCCGGACGGCGGGCGAATCCCAGCAGCACGTGGGTGACCCGGAGCAGGAACACCGCCGCCGCCAGGATCCCGCCCGCCACGGCCAGGATCCGGCGCGTCGACGGGGAGGGGGAGAACACCAGCACGGACCCGTACACCGCGCCGAAGGCGAGGGCGGCCGCGAAGCAGGCGCTGACCAAGGCGTAGCCGATCTCGATGGTGATCGCGTCCCGGTCCGCCTGCGTACGTCGCTCCATGCGTGCAGTGTCACAGCGTGCATGGTCCGTCACAAGCCCCCCGCCCGCCGTTCAGATTCCGGCCGTCTCCGTCCACAGCCGGGCCAGTGCCGGGTCGCCCGTCACCCCCGGCCCCGCCACCGGAGTCCGGTTCCAGAGCGCCGCGTACAGCCAGGCCGCCTCGCCGGTCAGTTCACAGTCGGCCACCTCGCCCGTGTCGCCCCGTACCGTACGGGCCGGCGCCGCCGACAGGTGTACGGTCCACACCGCGCCCGTGTCGGCGGCCCGCACCCGCACCACCTTGGGCTCGGCGGTCCGCACCCGGCTGCGCGGCCGGGCGTGGAAGCCGGTCAGCAGCTCGTCCACCCCGTCCTCCGCGAACTCCGGCTCCACCGCGGAGAACAGCACGCCGAGCGCGGCCTCCGCGTCCATTCGGTGCACGGCGGTCTCGTGCGCCTGCCGCCGGGCCCAGAACGCCAC
Coding sequences within:
- a CDS encoding maleylpyruvate isomerase family mycothiol-dependent enzyme — encoded protein: MEITEHVKTLAREGELLAEVAERAGTDSAVPTCPGWRVTDLLRHTGSVHRWATAYVAERRLEPVGFPDAPELVGGELLAWFREGHADLVRTLHEAPADVQCWTFLPTAPPSPVAFWARRQAHETAVHRMDAEAALGVLFSAVEPEFAEDGVDELLTGFHARPRSRVRTAEPKVVRVRAADTGAVWTVHLSAAPARTVRGDTGEVADCELTGEAAWLYAALWNRTPVAGPGVTGDPALARLWTETAGI
- a CDS encoding spherulation-specific family 4 protein; this encodes MPRAVKALYAALVTALLAASAPAIIAAARDVPRPAAPVPDPLPTPRTPGVRGLEIGVPAYVWANDLMLTDLTATAPAPSVVVLNPGNGDSPFDGPWRARADALRARTTSTGEKTRVLGYVHTDHGNRDIAAAKASVDNYLKTPDGRLHVDGIFFDVVSRDCGPANSTRDYYAELRRYVQDAIGAADPAAPDLVVNNPGTAIADCYLEPGHRTADVFVTFEDTYAAYTGAGWLGGNVFDHPSGYRSGTELDPSGTAFWHLVHDVPDPEAMRATLRTAFARGAGYAYATSTVMPNPWNAGPTWKYRTQTTYAATLG
- a CDS encoding DUF6332 family protein produces the protein MERRTQADRDAITIEIGYALVSACFAAALAFGAVYGSVLVFSPSPSTRRILAVAGGILAAAVFLLRVTHVLLGFARRPENDGR
- a CDS encoding dipeptidase produces the protein MSQNPIAETIASLMPRAKQELTELVAFQSVADWAQFPKSESEAAANWVADALRVEGFQDVALLDTPDGTQSVYGFLPGPEGAPTVLLYAHYDVQPPLDDAAWTSPAFELTERDGRWYGRGSADCKGGFIMHLLALRALKANGGVPVSVKVIVEGSEEQGTGGLQQYAEAHPELLTADTIVIGDAGNFRLGLPTVTATLRGMCLVKVKIDTLGGNLHSGMFGGAAPDALAALIRVLDSLRAADGSTTVDGLASDEVWDGLQYPEADFRADAKVLDGVELIGEGTIADRLWARPAVTVLGIDCPPVIGATPSVHASAGALISLRVPPGVDTGAAVKLLQAHLEAHTPWQARLELEVVGQGQPFRADTDSPAYASMRAALEAAYPGQEMQISGMGGSIPLCNTLTSLYPEAEMLLIGLSEPEAQIHAVNESVSPQELERLSVAEALFLVNYAESKRA
- a CDS encoding MFS transporter encodes the protein MRVRIRLLDTRPLRSSQAFRDLWIGTSVSQLGQQMANVAVLAQVWDLTGSPVGTGAIGLATGLPMVLFGLFGGTLADAVDRRAVLRATTAGQVLAAAGLCAQALANNHSVLLLLALVAVGTGCSALGAPARRTLPVRLLPADQVAAGLALTNISFQAAMLAGPAIAGLIIARWDFPAAYAVQATATAVSMLAVIRLPAMRPEGTGAAGGRRRPERGGWRIVLRRPTLWGAMATDLSTTLLAMPIALFPLVNEIRFGGNPRTLGLFLSAVAVGGITAGLLSGTVTRWRRGGLVQLSAACVWGLALACFGLAEPLWLALGCLAVAGAADTVSVVTRSALVQQETPDAYRGRVSSVEHVIGVAGPELGNFRGGLVASATSAPFSLVLGGLSAVMAIAAVAATNAPLRAYRTPSVAAKPAAPGVVEAPAAAGQVAAGARRDGEASLAADQRSA
- a CDS encoding nitroreductase/quinone reductase family protein, with amino-acid sequence MNAPTPYYVQATPFETRFNSLFGKLARFGISLAGTAELSVRGRKSGEMQRIPVNPHTYEGAQYLVSARGHSQWVRNMRVAGGGELRVGRKVRAFTVTEITDPVQKADIMRAYLEKWGWEVNRFFQGVTAKSSDAELQAAAGDHPVFRITVSG
- a CDS encoding TetR/AcrR family transcriptional regulator: MNTVRGARERARIEVTAAIKDEARRMLGAEGAAKLSLRAVARELGMVSSALYRYFPSRDELLTALIIDAYDSIGAAAEVVDARARAAGAPPRARWIAVCEAVRSWALEHPHEYALIYGSPVPGYSAPMDTVGPASRVANVFIGILRAAYEGPGLALPPLPPALRSEADRMTADFAEGLPPAVTAALVAAWAQLVGLVSFELFGQFNRVVEDRAAFFAHAADQLAHGVGLPAV
- a CDS encoding geranylgeranyl reductase family protein, which gives rise to MWDVVVVGAGPAGSSAAYAAATAGRRVLLLEKAELPRYKTCGGGIIGPSRDALPPGFVLPLKDRIHAVTFSMDGKLTRTRRSKHMLFGLINRPEFDAGLVAEAEKAGATVRTGTAVARVEQHGAAVPDRRTVAVVLADGETVLARAVVGADGSASRIGAHVGVEMDQVDLGLEAEIPVPETVAEDWKGRVLIDWGPLPGSYGWVFPKGDTLTVGVISAKGEGAATKRYLDDFIARLGLAGFEPDVSSGHLTRCRKPDSPLSRGRVLVAGDAAGLLEPWTREGISFALRSGRLAGEWAVKISEAQDAVDARRQALNYAFAVKAGLGVEMGVGKRMLNLFEVRPRMLHAAITGFGPAWRAFARITRGSTTLAELVRTYPLARKALHVMDARQAAAAARSSSSGGKG
- a CDS encoding MarR family winged helix-turn-helix transcriptional regulator; protein product: MTSTDPTALPDPWRSLHTLLAAMDAEIEQVYVERGIAGVRPRFAYPLIRLAHTGPLTIRELAKSLDRSHSAISQTIAAMRKEDLVTSEPGPDARTRRIDLTERGRSLVPFLEAEWRATHATVAELDGEVPYAMTAVVEEVRRALERRSMRQRILHHLVEPPQ
- a CDS encoding SMI1/KNR4 family protein; protein product: MTDWTGVRDRVLALAAAPGKDEVFGAGAHGFALDDPLTAAEVADLEAWLDVDLPEDYRSFLLQVGAGGAGPSYGILPVRREGSTGWRWVGELLEEVEPGMFAELFPGGADPAATVGILAERPLKEELEDLADLDAALEAWEERLGEVQYDPRRTAGALGLCDEGCGLMVWLVVTGSERGRMWRDPRCNGEDLHPVLDTGGFPLDFAGWYLGWLAAAEADCGPDR